The Arthrobacter oryzae DNA window AGTTCAGGCCCATGAGCGCCAGGATGAACAACACTGCCGCCACGAGGTAGAGGAGGCCCGTCCAGGTGGGGTCCAGGATGCTCATCGTGGCCCCTTCCCGTCCCTGCGCCCGCCGAACATCTCCAGCATGCGGTCGGTCACCACGAATCCGCCCACCAGGTTGGCGGTGGCCAGCACGACGGCGAGGAGCGCGACGGCGAGGACCCACGGGTCCGCGGCCTGGCCGGCCACGATGATGGCACCCACCAGGATGATGCCGTGGATGGCGTTGGCCCCGGACATCAGCGGTGTGTGCAGGGTGCTGGACACCTTCGAGACCACTTCGAAGCCCACGAAAACCGCCAGCACGGTAATCGTGAGCAGGCTGATGCCGTCCATCAGGCCACCCCCTCGTTGTCGAACTTCCGGTTCGCTACTGCCAGGGCGTCCGCCGTGGGCGCATGCCGCACCACGCCGTCGTGCGTCAGGCACGTGCCGGCCACCACTTCGTCGCCGAAGTCGAGGGCCAGGGTTCCGTCCCGGACCATCAGGGCCAGCAGGTTGGCCACGTTCTTGGCATACAGCCGGGACGCGTCCGCCGGCATGGCAGAGGCGGCGTCCTTCATACCCACCAGAGTCACGGTGCCCTGGCCGTCGGCGGTCTCCACCGCGATGTCCTGGCCGGGAACCGATCCCTCCACATTGCCGCCGGACTCCGCGGCAAGGTCCACCACCACGGAGCCGGGGCGCATGCCCTGCACCATCTCCCGGCTCACCAGGAGCGGGGCCCGCCTGCCGGGGACAGCCGCCGTCGTAATCAGCACGTCCGCCTGGGCAACGTGCGGCGCCAGCAACTGCCGCTGCAGGGCGCCGCGGTCAGCGCTTAACTCCCGCGCATAGCCGCCCGAGGCCTCGGCCGTCTCCAGGTCCAGCTTGATGAAGGTGCCGCCCATCGAGGCAACCTCGTCCGCCGAAGCGGGCCGGATGTCGTTCGCGGAGACCCGGGCGCCCAGCCGCTTTGCCGTTCCGATGGCCTGCAGCCCCGCCACGCCGACGCCGAGCACCAGGACGCGCGCAGGCGGGATGGTTCCGGCCGCTGTCATGAAGAGCGGGAAAAAGCGGGGCAGGCGGATGGCCGCTTCCAGCACGCAGCGGTAGCCTGCCACGAGGGCCTGGGAGGACAGGGCGTCCATCGACTGGGCCCGGGAAATCCGGGGCACCAGTTCGAGTGCGAAGGAGGTGACACCGGCGGCGGCCAGCGCCTGTACAGCGGGCAGTTCGGACGACGGCGATGCGAGGCCAACGGTCACGGCACCGCGGCGCAGTGCCGCCGCCGTCGCCGGTTCCAGCGGGCGCACATGGGCGAGGACATCGAGTGAACCGGGGTCCAGTTCGGGGACGATCCGCGCGCCGGCCCGGACGTAGGAGTCGTCACTGTGGCCGGCCGCGGTTCCCGCCCCGGATTGGACCAGGACCTCAAGCCCCAGGCCGATCAGCTGCTGCACCGTCTCCGGCGTCGCGGCAACCCGCCGCTCGCCCTCGCGGTGTTCCCGCACAATGCCTAGCTCCACCCCGCCACTCCCTTTCCAGCGTCATCGCTGTCCGGTGTCCCGCTGTCCCGGGTCGGTATGGCTAGAGTCTATGCAGAATCCGAGTCCGCGCGTGCTTTCCTCGACACGCGCACTCCCCGCCGGTAGACATTAACGATGGCAACTATCGGATTTCACGCATCGCATGAACAGATCAGCCCGGGCCAACTGCTCCAGGACGTCCAATTAGCCGAGCAAGCGGGATTCGACGCCGCCATGTGCTCGGACCACATCGAACCCTGGTCCGCGCGGCAGGGCCACTCCGGTTTCGCCTGGTCCTGGCTGGGTGCAGCGCTGGCCACCACCTCGCTGCGCTTCGGCGTGGTCACGGCGCCGGGCCAGCGCTACCATCCCGCGATCATCGCGCACGCCTCGGCCACCCTGGCGGACATGTTTCCCGGGCGGTTCTGGATGGCTCCGGGCAGCGGGGAGAACATGAATGAACACATCACGGGCGATGCGTGGCCGGCCAAGGAAACCCGCCAGCAGCGCCTGGAGGAGTGCGTGGACGTCATCCGACGCCTGCACAACGGCGAGGAGGTGACCCACCACGGCCTGGTCACGGTGGAACAGGCACGGCTGTGGGATGTCCCGGAGACCAAGCCGCCGCTGATCGCCCCCGCCATCAGCGTGCAGACCGCACGGCGCGCAGCGGACTGGGCGGACGGCCTGGTCACCGTCAACCAGCCCCACGCAAAGCTGAAGGAAATGCTTGCCGCCTACCGGGACAACGGCGGCCGGGGCAAGGCAGTGCTCCAGATCCACCTGTCCTGGGCGCCGCGGGAGGAAGAGGCGGTCTCAATCGCCCTGGACCAGTGGCGGTCCAACGTCTTCGCTCCGCCCATCCCCTGGGACCTGCCCACCGCCGCGCACTTCGACGGTGTCAGCACCGACGTCGGCGAGGAACAGGTCCGCAAGGCCGTCAACATCTCCTCCAGCCTGGACCAGCACGCCACATGGCTGCAGGAATACGCGGACCTGGGCTTCGATGAGCTGTACCTGCACTTCGTGGGCCAGGAGCAGAAGCCCTTCATCGAGGCGTTCGCCGAACACGTGCTCCCCCGGCTGCGGGCCGGCAGCGGGACCCGGGCGGTGACGGCATGAGGATCGCGGAGACGTCCGATCTGTGGTGGAAGAACGCCGTGGTCTATTGCCTGGACCCGGAAACCTTTTTCGACGACGACGGCGACGGCACCGGGGATTTCGGCGGCCTGATCCAGCGCGTGGATTACCTGGCGGCGCTGGGGGTCACGTGCATCTGGCTCATGCCGTTCTACCCGTCCCCGGACCGGGATGACGGCTACGACATCACCGACATGTACGGCGTGGACCCGCGCCTTGGCACCCTGGGCGACGTGGTGGAGTTCATCCGGACCGCGAAGGACCGGGGAATGCGGGTGATCGCGGACTTCGTCATCAACCACACCTCGGACAAGCACCCCTGGTTCAAGGAGTCCCGGAAGTCCGTGGACAACCCGTACCGGGACTACTACGTCTGGCGGAAGGACACTCCCCCGGACACGTCGGAACAGGTGGTGTTTCCCGGCGAGGAAACGTCCATCTGGACCCAGGACAAGGCCACCGGCGAGTGGTACCTGCACATGTTCGCCAAGCACCAGCCGGACCTGAACGTCGCCAATCCGAAGGT harbors:
- a CDS encoding TIGR03885 family FMN-dependent LLM class oxidoreductase, with protein sequence MATIGFHASHEQISPGQLLQDVQLAEQAGFDAAMCSDHIEPWSARQGHSGFAWSWLGAALATTSLRFGVVTAPGQRYHPAIIAHASATLADMFPGRFWMAPGSGENMNEHITGDAWPAKETRQQRLEECVDVIRRLHNGEEVTHHGLVTVEQARLWDVPETKPPLIAPAISVQTARRAADWADGLVTVNQPHAKLKEMLAAYRDNGGRGKAVLQIHLSWAPREEEAVSIALDQWRSNVFAPPIPWDLPTAAHFDGVSTDVGEEQVRKAVNISSSLDQHATWLQEYADLGFDELYLHFVGQEQKPFIEAFAEHVLPRLRAGSGTRAVTA
- a CDS encoding Re/Si-specific NAD(P)(+) transhydrogenase subunit alpha — translated: MELGIVREHREGERRVAATPETVQQLIGLGLEVLVQSGAGTAAGHSDDSYVRAGARIVPELDPGSLDVLAHVRPLEPATAAALRRGAVTVGLASPSSELPAVQALAAAGVTSFALELVPRISRAQSMDALSSQALVAGYRCVLEAAIRLPRFFPLFMTAAGTIPPARVLVLGVGVAGLQAIGTAKRLGARVSANDIRPASADEVASMGGTFIKLDLETAEASGGYARELSADRGALQRQLLAPHVAQADVLITTAAVPGRRAPLLVSREMVQGMRPGSVVVDLAAESGGNVEGSVPGQDIAVETADGQGTVTLVGMKDAASAMPADASRLYAKNVANLLALMVRDGTLALDFGDEVVAGTCLTHDGVVRHAPTADALAVANRKFDNEGVA
- a CDS encoding NAD(P) transhydrogenase subunit alpha, whose translation is MDGISLLTITVLAVFVGFEVVSKVSSTLHTPLMSGANAIHGIILVGAIIVAGQAADPWVLAVALLAVVLATANLVGGFVVTDRMLEMFGGRRDGKGPR